The genomic window gtgaactgtttctttaagaattatttacatttcaactCAGTAGGAAGTAAATGTGAATAAGATGCATGGATGTGCTTTCCACTGATCCTCTTTCAGTTCAATGCTGTAAACCTGCGCTGTTCATGCTTTCGACTCATCATGTGCACATCTGCACCGTGTTGCTGTCCTACACAGGTTCACACATGTTAGACCACCCATTTGAGGATTTATCAAAGGATGGACATGTTCAGCTTTTGTGTGTCTTGTCTCAGTGCCCATGGGAaactaaaatgaaagaaatgtcatGGACGGTTATGTGAGTCATTATTTGACCTTTAGGTGAGAAGAATGAGTTTCATTATGGGTTTAGTCAAATAATGTTAAGTGTTTCATACGCCAgtgtgggaatgtgtgtgtgtatgtgtgtgtgtgtgtgtgtgtgtgtgtgtgtgtgtgttttgcacagATTCTTGCATTTACagaattaaatattcaaatataataataatgaaaaataaaagtgagAAATAAAACTATGCCATTCACATGGGTGTCTATATATGTCTAGCAcactgttatttttgttatgtattCTATACTGTTCTTTTCAAAATACTGTTCATGAATTGTGAGGTAactaatacagtattgttcaaaataatagcagtacaatgtgactaaccagaataatcaaggtttttcgtatatttttttattgctacgtggcaaacaagttaccagtaggttcagtagattctcagaaaacaaatgagacccagcattcatgatatgcacgctcttaaggctgtgcgattgggcaattagttgaattagttgaaaggggtgtgttcaaaaaaatagcagtgtggcattcaatcactgaggtcatcaattttgtgaagaaacaggtgtgaatcaggtggcccctatttaaggatgaagccaacacttgttgaacatgcatttgaaagctgaggaaaatgggtcgttcaagacattgttcagaagaacagcgtactttgattaaaaagttgattagagaggggaaaacctataaagaggtgcaaaaaatgataggctgttcagctaaaattatctccaatgccttaaaatggagagcaaaaccagagagacgtggaagaaaacggaagacaaccatcaaaatggatagaagaataaccagaatggcaaaggctcagccaatgatcacctccaggatgatcaaagacagtctggagttacctgtaagtactgtgacagttagaagacgtctgtgtgaagctaatctattttcaagaatcctccgcaaagtccctctgttaaaaaaaaggcatgtgcagaagaggttacaatttgccaaagaacacatcaactggcctaaagagaaatggaggaacattttgtggactgatgagagtaaaattgttctttttgggtccaagagccacaggcagtttgtgagacgacccccaaactctgaattcaagccacagtacaccgtgaagacagtgaagcatggaggtgcaagcatcatgatatgggcatgtttctcctactatggtgttgggcctatttatcgcataccagggatcatggatcagtttgcatatgttaaaatacttgaagaggtcatgttgccctatgctgaagaggacatgcccttgaaatggttgtttcaacaagacaatgacccaaaacacactagtaaacgggcaaaatcttggttccaaaccaacaaaaataatgttatggagtggccagcccaatctccagaccttaatccaattgagaacttgtggggtgatatcaaaaatgctgtttctgaagcaaaaccaagagaTGTGAATgtattgtggaatgttgttaaagaatcatggagtggaataacagctgagaggtgccacaagttggttgactccatgccacacagatgtcaagcagttttaaaaaactgtggtcatacaactaaatattagtttagtgattcacaggattgctaaatcccagaaaaaaaaatgtttgtacaaaatagttttgagtttgtacagtcaaaggtagacactgctatttttttgaacacacccctttcaactaattgcccaattgcacagccttaagagcgtgcatatcatgaatgctgggtcttgtttgttttctgacaatctattgaacctactggtaacttgtttgccacgtagcaataaaaaatatactaaaaaccttgattattctggttagttacattgtactgctattattttgaacaatactgtacattccATTTATATGACATCATATCAACACATGTGACAAATCATCCTTTGGGGTCATAAAGGCAAGGGTTTAAGTctataatacatttgttttgaatGCCAAGTAACACTTTGTCACTGTGTATTCTTAATTTGACTTCCTATCTATGGTTAAAATGTAACTTACAGAGGAGATCAAAGCCATCTGGTAATTACAGTCTGAACTTCACACAGTCATTCTTTTATACAGtcatgcatatataattacaaattataacaCTTTGTATGAGCTGTCATATAACCATtgaaaactataataaaatattgtcacCCAATCAGAGACTTATTACACATTACGCTGCAGTGCATTGGTGTTttcaaacatgatttaaaaaacaaaacaaaaaaaagattttaaaaaggtacctttattaaaaaaatcctctttctttaaaaatgataCAAACAAAATTATAGAAAACTGAAACTGTCCACACTAAATCAATAGCCAAGCCTTTAAACACATATATGCATATTTCCAAAGACTGATGAAAGGATCAGCACACACTGTGAAGTGTAACATGTGaggtacaccacacacacacacacacacacacaaatgttgtatttatatgttttatgggTTCATTCCTAAGGCAtattggtttttatactgtacaaactgtatgttCTCTCCCCTTACCCTAAACCTACCTCTCACACAAAACTACAGGTTTATTAGATTTTCAAAACACTTTGTAtgtattctgtatgatttataagctgttTTCATCATGAGgaccaaaaaaaattatttctaaaaatttccccacaaggtcaaaaatttactggtattactgtccTTGTGGAAATATTTGTTACAGAGGGaataccagtacacacacacacacacacacacacacacagagagagagagagagagagagagagagacgtgtttTGAATCTGTGGTTACCTTATCTTTTCCGCTGCTCCACAGACAAtgaaagtgagtgagtgtgtgagaaggGTTTTTAGAGTATTAGGTTCTGACAACTTCCTCAAAAGCTTTCCAGGAAAAGCAAGGTTCTTATGGTTAAACCCcaaaaaataaaagctcaaagctgtttttttttttttaaatcaagcttATATTGCAATGAAATATCTTTTGATCATTTCACAAGACCAGGGTGATACTTCTCAACAcagatacataaaaatatttattttgcatgtcataAATACATACAATGCAATACAACAGGTGTCATGTATTTTACAGCAGACTGAAGGAAATaattacatttgctgaaaatgtttaaCATGGATATGAAAACGAGATGATTATGAAAATGATAGTGAGGATGGAGCATCatccaatttattattattattattatgagaaatAAAAGGGTCTACCCAAACTTctcacttcaaaataaaagcaatacACTAATTTACTTTGTGTAAGTCTCTCAAATgcctttttaataaatataaataaaaaaatgtatatccaacataacataaatagACATCTCACTATTCTCCAATGAAATACCAACATTAAAAAACTGTTTACGCTTTGAATAAACGTGTTAAGATTAAAGTTTGTGCCACTATGGTCAAGGCAAAAACTACAAGTGGTGTGTTCATCTTGATCCACCTTccagtgcatttgtgtgtgtgtgtgtgtgtgtgtgtgtgtgttttcaacaaAATACGTGATGCTTTACATCTTAAACAGAACTATCAGTAGTATGCAATCACTAAAGTACCGGCAcacgtatgcacacacacatgctcagcaGTCTCCGCTCTGGACTATAGTAAAGACAAACGCGCAGAGACTCGCCCAGGAATCTCCGCACATCTCTTTGGCGACCTCGCTGTGGTCAGTCCTCTCCGTGCACTGGAGCTTCGTGCTCGTGGTCGTCGGTGTTTTCTCTGTGGGGGGTTTCTCTTGTGAAATTTCCGTAAGTTTGAAATGCGCGGCCAGCGGCGCACGCTTACACATGCCCGTGCGAATCAGTGCGCGTGCATCCGCGCAAAGTGTCTTCTGTATTGCGACAGATCTGCCTATCTGTTTCCAATAACCTTTAGGATTAGACCCATATTCGGTGCACGTCGAGGGCTTGGCAGTGTATTTACAGCTGAATCCATCCTCGTTTCTAGGCTTACATCTAACAGTCATGGTGTAGATGTCCTCTCCGCGCGCCACCCACGAGCACTTCGCCTTGTCCTTGATAATAAACTTTCCTTTGTGTACGGAAATGTTCTTATCAACTCGGCTCCCCAGCCTCTTTCCTTTGCTCCTCGCTTCTCTAATGCTGTCAGCAGCGAAGATGAGCTGAGAAAGACACAGGAGCAGCAGGAGCACAACAGTCCCACGGAGAGACATTTCCTTCAGTGACGCAACGATCTGAAACAAATTAATTATGAGATTAAACATGATCATTTTTTACCTTTCAAAAGATGCAATAGGGTAATAGTTAATAGTATTATAGATATAGCTAGACTCTTCTTATAAGTTCAAAACTACTTTGATTTACACCAGAAAGTTAATTGATCTTACCGATAAGAGTTAGGAGGAGAGATGGGTGAAGAGATTCCTTGACCAGTTTACGTCAAGATGAACTCACTCGAGGTATTTATATGTAAAGTGACACACCCACTTACTACTGGACAATCAGATTCTCAAACAGGAGGAAACCCTTTAATGAGCTCCTGCATATGCAGGAATCCACTGCCTGCGTCAttcatatatttgcatttttagaGGGGGCTGAAATAAAAGATAGGAATTACATTTGCTGTCATGGGCCTGAGGTTTTTTAACCCTTTGAAATCCTTTAGCTAATATTGTGTCCCTAGTCCAAAATGCCCAGCCTACAAAAATTGCTTTTCAATATTATTTCtttcaatctttttatttttatttttttacttgtttatttaaagtATAGCACGTTTgtattcttttctctttggaaCTGATTGATCAAAGGCCTGACTGATCTGAGCTCATGCacttcagttaaaaaataaataaataaataaaacaaaaaaagggcTCAGGTCGAGCTGAGAGCAAGGTAAATCTGATTTAAATACACTGTATCTGAATGGGTAAATGGTTGAGGaggacacagacagagactgcaGCAGCAGAAGTAAGAGAGGTTCCTGTGGCCTCACAAGACCAAAACCTGTTCCTTAATTCCATGTACAGGATTAGACATAGGGCTGCATAAACGTAACACCATTATGCTTGTGTACAATGTCCTGGTGTGTAAAAATGCTTTGTTAATGGGCCATTGTGAGTGTGCACTCATGTGGTAGGGGTGAGGGGTCCCTGTCATTGTCTTTCTGGCCTAATTTCATCGCTGAACCGCCACTCTATCCCTACCTTCCTATATCAGTTTAATATGCTTTATTAACTGTTTATTAACTTTTAGCATTTGCATTCGCACACAATTATTGTAAAATAAGTATTATACTTACAGTAGTGCATAGACCATGTATTTATCTTCTTAAAGTGTGTTGTGCAATCTACTTGAGGAACGTTAACTGGAGCTTAATAAATTTAGGTCACTTTTGAGGGGAAGGCAGTTAGAAATGGGGTACAGAAAGACAGAACGCtggatattgtatatttatatatagtcttCATATAAATATAGGTGTTTGTGCGAtggttttatatgtatatgtatttagtagtcaacatttgaagtggatccaAAAAGTTCATCAGTTGTCCCAAGACaacaactttgatgaaagattTTTATCCACTTCATACTGCATGCtgattactgtatatatatatatatatatatatatatatatatttacatttattcatttagcaggtgcttttaaccaatatatatatatatatatatatatatatatatatatatatatatatatatatatatatatatatatataaaatggtattAAATAACACTTATTTTACACCAAGTCTTTGGAGTTTTGTTTGAGTTATGAACAATGAGTCATCCATGGAAGTCCAATTTCCTTGTTCATTTTCATTACTTATTTACCAAGGGATCAAGTGTTAAAGTGAAACTATTACAATCACGAAAAATGTCTTTGTTGTTACAACTAAGACTAGCGTTGGCCATCACTCATGAAATGATCTCACACAATGATAAAGCTaagtttgtattattttttaatttttttttacagaaactgcTTTTAAATGTGTCTGGTGGAGAATCAGGCTCATGAATCTGCTTTGTGATTACTATGACCTGTTTCATAGAAAGGGACTGGACTGTGAGTTTCCAGGTGTTTGCAAATTTTCTATGttaaacagataatttttttaaaataataatattagtgaCAGTACTAAATGATATAGTATTATAAGAATTAATGAAGTGGGACTTGAGCCTTAAGAAGCTATGGGGAATTTAAGGCAGAAAATACAGTGCAACATGCATGAGTTGTGTCTGTAGGGTGTGTTCATGTTTGGCACATATTCAGAACATAACTCTTTGATTACAGGGATCTAGAGGGATTTGAGCTCTTTGTAATACAAATACATGCATTCTTATTTCTTTTGGTTAAATGTTTGCAGAGAACTTATAGAATACACTATATATAAAAAGGCATGGCagtgtgacatttaaaaattCCAGTCTGTCTTTGTAGCTCTAGGGCTATGGCCCCATTAGCCCCTGCTACAGCAGATTAACTATGgtccactgaaaaaaatatgtCCTTATGTTATTCCAatatctttcttctgctgaatcaCCAGAAGATATATTGAAGAATATCGGTTatcaaacagttttggttcccattgacttttattgtagtttttgtcCTTACAGTGGAAGTCAGTTTAACTGTTTAGTTTTGTAACGATTTAATTTGAGTATTTTTAAATGAGATGATATATTGCCCCCTAGTGGTGTTGATGTGCTCTGACGTGTAGGTGTTGAACAAAAATCATACTTGTTTTCTGTTAGGTTTGGAACCACATATTTTTGTCATCTACAGATTTCTGATCATATATAATAACTTtggatttttgtttattaatataaatttttttagaaACCTTGCTTCAGATTTCAGAAGCAAGCACATTCCAGAAATCAAATTATAATTGGTTTCTGAAAATAAATTAGATGTAAATTAATGTGTGAGATTAATTTGAGAACATGAGATTCTTGAGACCAGAAagcaagcaaaataaaaaataaaaaataaataaatacaattaaaactgaTTGTGTTCAGACACCATACACAGAGAATtaagaaatatgaaatattttaattaagaaacatgttacaatttctttctttcattcctgTTGTTCCTGCATGTACATTTACTTGCATGGAAAAtcacacaaaaccagtcataaccACATttccgcgcacacacacacacacacacacagaggataaGAGAGAGCCCTGGTCTCTGGAGGAAACACTTGGCCGGTTGTCAGACAATCTGAAAGTCTCTGACACTGTTAACCTACAGAGAGGAGAAAATGGATCAAAAGATAATAATGTGAACACTAATGGATAGAAATCATTTGATTTGAGCTATTTTGTTAAAGTGTGGAGGTGTAACATAAAAACCCTGTTCACATTTAGTTAGGCAGGTA from Carassius auratus strain Wakin chromosome 1, ASM336829v1, whole genome shotgun sequence includes these protein-coding regions:
- the LOC113090706 gene encoding fibroblast growth factor-binding protein 1-like, whose translation is MSLRGTVVLLLLLCLSQLIFAADSIREARSKGKRLGSRVDKNISVHKGKFIIKDKAKCSWVARGEDIYTMTVRCKPRNEDGFSCKYTAKPSTCTEYGSNPKGYWKQIGRSVAIQKTLCADARALIRTGMCKRAPLAAHFKLTEISQEKPPTEKTPTTTSTKLQCTERTDHSEVAKEMCGDSWASLCAFVFTIVQSGDC